The Victivallis sp. Marseille-Q1083 DNA window ATGCGCGAAAGCGTGACGGAGCAATGCCGCGTGCCGGATGAAGGTCTTCGGATTGTAAACGGCTGTCACTCGGGACGAAAAACTGACGGTACCGAGGGAGGAAGCCACGGCTAACTACGTGCCAGCAGCCGCGGTAATACGTAGGTGGCGAGCGTTGTTCGGATTTATTGGGCGTAAAGGGTCCGTAGGAGGTTTGTTAAATTCGGAGTGAAATCCGGGAGCTCAACTCCCGACCTGCCCTGAAGCCTGATGGACGGGGGTGCTGGGGGGGTAAGCGGAATTCCAGGTGTAGCGGTGGAATGCGTAGATATCTGGAAGAACACCGAAAGCGAAGGCAGCTTACTGGGCAGCAACCGCCTCTGAAGGACGAAAGCGTGGGGAGCAAACAGGATTAGATGCCCTGGTAGTCCACGCCGTAAACGTTGTCAACTTGATGTGGGAGGATTTAGTCCCTTCCGTATCGAAGCAAACGCGTTAAGTTGACCGCCTGGGGACTACGGCCGCAAGGCTAAAACTCAAAGGAATTGACGGGGGCCCGCACAAGCGGTGGAGCATGTGGCTTAATTCGAGGCAACGCGAAGAACCTTACCTGGGCTTGAAATATACCTGACGGATTGTGAAAGCATTCTTCCCTTCGGGGCGGGTATACAGGTGCTGCATGGCTGTCGTCAGCTCGTGCCGTGAGGTGTTCGGTTAAGTCCGGCAACGAGCGCAACCCGTGTCATCATTTACCAACAGGTTAAGCTGGGGACTCTGATGAGACTGCCTGTGTTAAGCAGGAGGAAGGCGCGGATGATGTCAAGTCAGTATGGCCCTTATGTCCAGGGCTGCACACGTGCTACAATGGCCGGTACAATGAGAAGCAAACTCGCGAGGGGGAGCGAATCTACAAAACCGGTCTTAGTTCAGATTGCAGTCTGCAACTCGACTGCATGAAGTTGGAATCGCTAGTAAAGGCGTATCAGCTACGACGCCTTGAATACGTTCCCGGGCCTTGTACACACCGCCCGTCACATCATGGGAGTTGATTGCACCCGAAATCGTTGACTCAACCTGCAAAGGAGAGAGGCGCCTAAGGTGTGGTTAATGACTGGGATGAAGTCGTAACAAGGTAGCCGTAGGGGAACCTGCGGCTGGATCACCTCCTTTCTAAGGAGCAATCATTGGCGAGTCCGGTAAATCACCGGGCGTTTGAGCCGAATGATAAGGCTAAACGTATGACGCAAGTCATATGGATCCGGTAAAACGGATCGAGAAAAGAAGTTACATCGCACTATTCAGTTTTCAGACGTTGCGCGGCAGCGCAGGGTTGGTTAAAAAAAAGATGGTAGTTCTGGAAGAAATTCCAGGGATGAAGATTGGAATTGAAAGTTTTTCATTCTGTTCGCCGGAAACGATTTCCATTCAAAACGGAGCTCGAATTGCGTAGCAAGTCGAGCGTATAGAAGTTTTTGAAAAGGAAGAAGGGGTTCGGGGAAGAGGGGAAAAGCTTTTTTCAAAAAGTTTTCCTCTCTTCCCCGTTTCCCCATGCAGAATTGGGGCTGTAGCTCAGTTGGCTAGAGCACCTGCCTTGCACGCAGGGGGTCAAGGGTTCAAGTCCCTTTAGCTCCACCATAAAAAGATTTACCAGAGAAGCCGGGAAGCTCGGCGACGGGCGTATAGCTCAGTTGGTTAGAGCGCGTCCCTGATAAGGACGAGGTCCTTGGTTCAAATCCAAGTACGCCCACCATAACTCCTCTGGTTCAGGCAGCGAAAGCTGCCGGTTGTTTGACAATTGAAGAAGAGTCTTGAAGAAAAGCCGCAAAAAATATGTATTAACAACTTAGTCGAGAACAAGAAATTGTTTTTCTTGGTGGTTAAGCTACTAAGGGCACATGAAGGATGCCTTGGCACTGGCAGGCGATGAAGGACGTGGTAAGCTGCGAAAAGCTTCGGTGAGCCGCACTCAGGCTGTGACCCGAAGATGTCCGAATGGGGCAACCCGGCTGGAGTAATGTCCAGTCATCGGCAACTGAATAAATAGGTTGTCGAAGCGATACTCAGGGAAGTGAAACATCTCAGTACCTGAAGGAAAAGAAATCAACCGAGATTGCGCAAGTAGTGGCGAGCGAACGCGCAATAGCCTAAACCGAGAAGTTTACTTTTCGGGGTTGCGGGACTCCGTCTGGAGAGAACGATGGTTAGCAGAAGGAACTGGAAAGTTCCGCCATAGAGGGTGAAAGCCCCGTAAGCGAAAATGATCGAGTATCCAGGAGTATCCCAAGTAGGTCGAAACACGTGAAACTTTGACTGAATCCGGGGGGACCACCCTCCAAGGCTAAATACTAGCCAGTGACCGATAGCGAATAGTACCGTGAGGGAAAGGTGAAAAAGCACCCCTGTTAGGGGAGTGAAAAGTTCCTGAAATCATGTGTCTACAAAGTGTGGGAGCGCAAGCGACCGCATGCCTTTTGCATAATGAGCCTGCGACTTACTCTAACGAGCGAGGTTAAGTTAAGAACGGAGCCGAAGCGAAAGCGAGTGTGAATAGCGCGACTAGTTCGTTGGAGTAGACCCGAAGCTGGGTGATCTATCCATGGCCAGGTTGAACCTCCGGTAACACGGAGTGGAGGACCGAACCAGTTCATGTTGAAAAATGTTTGGATGAGCTGTGGATAGGGGTGAAAGGCCAATCAAACCCAGTGATAGCTGGTTCTCTTCGAAATATCTTTAGGGATAGCCTTGCGCAATAATTTACGGGGGTAGATCACTGACTGTTCGCGGGCCCTTACCGGGGTACCAACAACTATCAAAATCCGAATACCGTAAATCGTACCGCAGGAGTCAGACAGTGGGGGATAAGCTTCATTGTCGAAAGGGAGACAGCCCAGACCGCCGGTTAAGGTCCCAAATTTAAGCTTAGTGGTTGAAGGATGTGGAGTTGCATAAACAGCCAGGATGTTGGCTTAGAGGCAGCCATCATTTAAAGAGTGCGTAATAGCTCACTGGTCGAGTGATTCTGCGCCGAAGATGATCGGGACTGAAGCTTAAAACCGAAGCCGCGGATTGTAACAATTGTTACAGTGGTAGAAGAGCGTTGTATATGGGTAGAAGCCGATGAGAGATCGGAGGTGGACTTTATACAAGTGACCATGCAGGCATGAGTAGCGAAAAACCGGATGAGAATTCCGGTCACCGAAAACCTAAGGATTCCTGGGGAAGGTTCGTCCGCCCAGGGTTAGTCGGACCCTAAGGCGAGGCCGAAAGGCGTAGTCGATGGACAACAGGTTAATATTCCTGTACTATCTGATCGTAGTGATGGAGCGACGCAGTATGCTAGATGAGCCAACGATTGAAAGTGTTGGTCGAAGCCATTAAGGCGTGATACAGTCAAATGCGTATCACATATGCCCCAGAGGTGTAAGGTAGTTGGAACGCAAGTTTCGACGAATTTATCGATGCTACGCTGACGAGAAAAACTTCTAAGCGTTTGATGATCAGGTATCCGTACCGTAAACCGACACAGGTAGGTGAGGCGAGAAGCCTAAGGTGCGCGAGAGAAACCACGTTAAGGAACTCGGCAAATTGACCCCGTAACTTCGGAATAAGGGGTGCCGTCATGGTGTAGGGACTTGCTCCCCAAGCCTGCGACGGTTGCAACAAAGAGGCTGGTGCGACTGTTTAACAAAAACACAGCTCTCTGCTAACTCGTAAGAGGATGTATAGGGAGTGACACGTGACCAATGCCAAAAGGTCAAGGGGAGAGGTTAGCGCAAGCGAAGCTTCAAACTGAAGCCCTGGTGAATGTCGGCCGTAACTATAACGGTCCTAAGGTAGCGAAATTCCTTGTCGGGTAAGTTCCGACCTGCACGAATCGTGTAACGATGCCAGCACTGTCTCAACGTGGATCTCGGCGAAGTTGTAATTCCGGTGAAAATGCCGGATACCTGCGGAAGGACGGAAAGACCCCATGAACCTTTACTGTAATCTGATATTGGTATTTGGTTATGATTGTGTAGCATAGGTGGGAGGCTGTGAAGCCGCTACGCCAGTACCGGTGGAGCCACAGGTGAAATACCACCCTGTTGTAATTGAATATCTAACCCCGAACCGTGAAGCCGGTCAGGGAACAGTGTCAGAGGGTCAGTTTGACTGGGGCGGTTTCCTCCTAAATCATAACGGAGGAGCCCGAAGGTACACTCAACACGGTTGGCAATCGTGTGCAGAGCGTAAGGGTAGAAGTGTGCTTTACTGTAAGACCGACAGGTCGAACAGTTGCGAAAGCAGGGCCTAGTGATCCAGCGATGGAATGTGGAATCGTCGTTGCTTAACGGATAAAAGGTACTCTGGGGATAACAGGCTGATAGCGGCCAAGCGTCCATAGCGACGCCGCTGTTTGGCACCTCGATGTCGACTCATCACATCCTGGGGCTGTAGAAGGTCCCAAGGGTTCGGCTGTTCGCCGATTAAAGTGGTACGCGAGTTGGGTTCAGAACGTCGTAAGACAGTTCGGTCCTTATCCTCCGCAGGCGCAGGATATTTGACGGGAGCATTCCTTAGTACGAGAGGACCGGGAATGACTAACCTCTGGTGTTCCGATTGTCGCGTCAGCGGCACTGTCGGGTAGCTATGTTGGGAACGGATAAGCGCTGAAAGCATCTAAGCGCCAAGCCCGCCCGAAGACAAGATATCCCTTCTTTTAGACTGAAGGCAGGTTGAAGACTACAACCTCGATAGGCTGCAGGTGTAAGCTCAGCAATGAGTTCAGCTTAGCAGTACTAATCAGCCGTGAGGCTTAACCACCTTTTTCTTCATCGTTTCCCTTTCAAAAAAAAGGGGAGCTATGCCGAAAAAGTTGCAAGACTCAGTTGTTTATATGAGTTGCTCGCTTCATTCAGACTCTTCTTAAATTGATTTTTTATTCCGGCGCCCATAGCGAAGTTGAAACACACGTTCCCTTCCCGAACACGGTAGTTAAGGGCTTCTGCGGCGATGGTACTGCACATACGAGTGTGGGAGAGTAGCACGACGCCGGATCTTTATCTTACCCCCTTTGGCATTACGGTCGCACCCGGCATGCATAAGGGGGTCTTTTCGTTTCGACATTCCAAAAAAAACTGGACGCCACACGACGCTCGGCTAGTAAAACCGAATGGAGACTTTCTTTTTCCCCCAAGTGGCGATATCTTATAGGAAAAATTGAAACGTTTGGATAGTGAATGAATACGGTCGATACGATTTCCGCAATTGCTACCGGGATTGGCGGGGCCATCGCCGTCGTGCGCATTGCCGGACCGGAGGCGCTGGCGGTCGGTTGCCGGGTCTGGAGCGGCCGGGTGACGCCCGGGCCGGGACATGCCCGGAAAATGCTGTTGGGCGCCCTGGTGACTGCCGGGAGCGCCGGAGAGCCGGTCTTGCTGGTTTACATGCCGGGCCCGAACAGCTATACCGGCGATGATGTGGTCGAATTGCATTGCCACGGCGGGGCGCGCGCGGCGAAACGCGCCTGGGATTGTACGCTGGCGGCCGGCTGCCGCGCCGCGGAGCCGGGGGAATTCACCTTCCGGGCTTTTCTCAACGGCAAACTGGATTTGACCCAGGCGGAGGCGGTCTGTGATTTGATCAATGCCCATAGCGATACGGCGCTGCATCTGGCGGAACGCCAGTTGGCCGGCGCTTTGAGCCGGCAGATCGGGGCGGTCCGGCGGGAGTTGGTCGATTTATTGGCGGAATGCGAATCCCGGTTGGATTTCCCGGAGGAGGAACTGGACTGGCGTTCGCCGGAGGAGTGCAGCATTCGGTTGCAGGAGATGCGTGCGAACCTGCAACGCCTTTGTGACGGTGGCCGATCCGGCCGTATTCTGCGCGATGGCGTCCGGGTGGTGCTGGCCGGCAAGCCCAATGCCGGCAAATCCAGCCTGCTGAATTTGTTGCTCGGACAGGACCGGGCGATTGTAACCGATATTCCGGGGACCACCCGCGATACGCTGGAAGAACAGGTGGTGCTGCGCAATATTCCGGTGCGTCTGACCGATACCGCCGGCATTCGCGAGACGGTCGATCCGATCGAAAAATTCGGCGTCGACCGTTCCCGCCAGTCCTTGGAGCAGGCGCAGATCGTTTTCTGGCTGCTTGATGCCGCCGACGCCGACCCGCAGCAGGAGCTGGCGGAATTGACGCGGCAGGTCGGCCGGATGAGCCGGGTAATCGCCGTCTGGAACAAGATCGATTTGGTGCCGGAGCGGGAGCTGCCCGGGGCCGGGGTGCCGACGGTGCGGATTTCCGTTACCGCCGGCCGTAACATCGCTGCGCTGCTCGACGCTTTTGAAGAGCTGGTCTGGCAGGGAAGGCACGACGAAGAACCGGAGGTGGCGGTCAATGCCCGCCAACAGCATCTGCTGGAGAATGCCGTCGCCCTGCTGCCGGAAGCGGTCCGGGAGTTGGAGCGGGGCTGCTGGGAATTGGCCGGTGTCCAATTGCGTGCGGTCATCGATGAATTGGGCGCGGTGACCGGGGAGCAGGCCGACCCGGATATTCTGGAAAATATCTTCAGCCGTTTTTGTATCGGCAAGTGAGTAAAAATTTCACAGGAATGGGCATATGCGTCGAAAAATCGGTTTGATTTTGTGTGTGCTGCTGATTTTGCTCGGGGCGCTGGCACTTTTTTTCAAAACCAGCGAAGCGATGAATTTGAGCGGCAACAATCTCGGTGTCGCCATTCCGCAATACCAGCACCAGTTGGTGCGCGAACAGGAGCTGCTGCAGGATTTGCAGAGCAACGTTCAGTCCCAGGCGGAGCTGCTCAGAAGTTATTGCCGGGAGGTGGAGAACAAGATCGACTATCTGCAATTCAAAATCGATACTTATTCCAACGCCGACGTGTTGGATATCACGCTGATCGGCCAGCAGGTCTACGATTTGAAAGAGGAATTCGACGCGACCCGTTCGCTGCTGGCGATTTTGAACAGCGAACTGCTGTCGATGGCGAGCCGGGCCGCCAATTTGACGACGGTATTGGAAACTTTCGGCAACCGGCAACTGTCGCCGGAACGGGAAAGCATCCGGCTGGATTGTCTGGCGCAGTTGAACCGCTTCAAACTTGAGATTGCCGACAGCCGGAAACTGTTGACGGAATTCGAAGCGCTTACCAAACCGATTTCCCTGCGTCTGGACGCCTTGTTCGAGACGAGCGAAAAAAATCGGCTCCGGGCGATCAATGAAGTGTTTTCCACGCCGCAGGAAGGGTTTTTCAGCACATTGCCCTACACGATCATGACGATGAAATTCTGGCTGCTGTCGCTGCCGGAATTGGTGCCGACGCTGGTGCCGACCAGCTATGAGTTCTGGAGTTATTTCGTGCTGCTGGCGCTGCTGGTCAATTTGCCGATGCTGCTGCTGGGCCGGCGGTACGTCTATCCGTGGCTGCTGCAGCAGACTCCGTTTCCGGACAAATACCGGAAGTTGCGCGCTTTTGCCGTTGGCTGGTTTTTGCTCGGCGCTTCGCTGTCGTTTGCATTGGCCAGGAATTTGCTCGGCAATGCGACCGGCGCGCCGTTTCAGCAGGTCAGCGTGTTGCTCGGCTCGCTGGCGCTGCTGATTTTCGCGATGGCCTTCCGCATCGACCGCGAAGCGATGCGCCGCTGTTACCGGCTTTATTTTCCGGTATTCCTGGGCAACACGTTCGCCATCTTATTGTATATTCTGCTGATTCCCTACCGGCCGCTGGTGTTGGTCTTGCCGCCTTTGTGCCTGGCGGTCATGCTCTGGACGGCGATCAAATTGTGCCGCAACTCGTTTCCGCTGCTGGATACGGTGATCGGCTGGCTGACCATCGTCGTCAACGGCATCGCCGGTTATCTGGCCGTCATCGGACTGCCTTACATCGGTTTTACGATGATTTTGCTGTGGTTCACGATCATCGCCCAGTTCCTGACCGGTATTGCCGCCACGGAAATGGTCATCCGGGTCCGGCATGCCCATCTGGAGCGGAAATTTCTGAACAATGCCCTGTCCCACCTGGGGTTGCCGCTCCTGTGGCTCTCTTTGTTTTACAATATCATTTCGATGGTAACCACCACCTATCATTTGCAGGACTGGGTGCAGAACTATCTGGAACGCGATTTGCCGCTGCCGCCGGATGTCTGCCGTTTCAGTTTCCAGGAACTGGTGATCGCCGTCATCGCGGTTTTCGTCGTACGCTTTCTGATTTCCTTCTGCAAGCAGCTGGTGCGCAATATCTATAAGGAAGCGGCCGATTTCGGCGTCGTGCCTTCTTTCGTCACCTTGGGAACTTATCTGGCTTGGGCGTTTTATGTGTTGTTCGTCATGCTGTTGATCCGGATCAACTATTCCAGCATCCTGGTGGTGCTCGGCGGCTTGAGCATGGGAATCGGTTTCGCGATGAAAGAGGTGCTGGAAAATTTCATCAGCGGCATCATCCTGCTGGTCGGGCAGCAGGTGCGGCCCGGCGATGTCATCGAATTCGACGGTATTTTCGGCAAGATCAAAACGGTGAGCTTCCGGGCCACCGTGGTGGAAACCTGGGACGGCTCGGTCATCACGCTGCCGAATACCCGGGTGTTGTCCAAGGATTTCCGCAACTGGACCCGCAACAATACTTTGATGCGCCGCGATATCGTCATCGGCGTCAGCTACGATTCCGACCTCAAGCAGGTGCGGGATATCCTACTGGAAGCGGCAGGCGAAATCAAAATGATTCAGCCGTATCCGGCGCCGGAAGTGCTGTGCAGCGAGTTCGCCGCCAGCAGCGTCAATTTCACCGTCCGCGTCTGGCTGCCGGCGCTGCTGTGCACCGAGGTCTGTTCCCAATACCGGGAAAAGGTCTTTGCGTTGTTTCGGGAACGGGGCGTTTCCATCCCGTTTGATCAACTGGACGTCAATCTCAATTTGCCTGGCGGCCAAAGTCAGAGTATATTGACCGGAAACTAAAGGAGAATCATATTTATGCAGCATCTCAACATTCCGCCGGCCGATCATGTCAAGGTTCTGAACGGCCAGGGGTGGGTCGGCCTGATCGATCACCTCGGCAACGAAGCGACGATCGTCAATGCCGCGCGCGTTTCTTTCGGCAAATTGAAGCAGGAGATGGAAGAGCGTGACGTCACGCTGCTCCACTACCTGATCGCCAACAAACACACCAGTCCGCTGGAACATGTCGTCTTCACCTTCAGCATCCACTGCCCGCTGTTCGTTCGCGGCCAGTGGCATCGCCACCGGACCTGGAGCTACAACGAAATTTCCCGGCGCTATACTGAAATCGACCTGGAATTCTATACCCCTCCGACCCTTCGCCGTCAGGCCGAAGTCAACCGTCAGGCATCCGTCAATGATCCGTCATTTGACGACGGCGCTCTGATTGAGCAGATTCGCCGCCACAACCAGACCAGTTTGGCGCTTTATGAAAAACTGCTGACTGCCGGCGTCTGCCGCGAACAGGCCCGCGGCGTGCTGCCGCAAAATATGATGGTCACTTTCTGGGGAACGGTCGATTTGAGCAATTTGCTGCATTTCCTGGAATTGCGCGACAGCGAACATGCCCAATGGGAAATCCGGGAATATGCCGTCGCCATCAAACGGTTGATCAAACCGATCGTCCCGAATGTCGCCGCTTATTTTGGCTGGTAAGCCGGCGTTCAACTGAGCGGCACCGCATCGGAAACCGGCTGCTGGCCGGGATACTCGCGGCTCAGGCGCTGTTCGTCGCCGGCTTCCAGCGACCAGCCCAGCGCCGCCAGGTTGGCCTGCTGGTGCTCCCGGCTGCGCATGGTCGAAATGGTGACGACATTGGGCTGCCGCACCAGCCAGTTCAAGGCGATCTGGGCCGGCGTTTTGCCGTATCGGGCCGCCAGTTCGGTCAACAGCGGCGCGGCCGCGCCGCTCAACATTCCTTTCTGCAGCGGCCGCCAGGCAATCAGCATGACATCCTGCTGGCGGCAGTAGTCGGTCAGCCCGGATACTTCGGCTTCCCGGACCGTCAGATTGTAATGAACCTGATTGGCCACCAACGGGTGGGAAGAGAGTTGCTGGGCCCGCTTGAGGCGGGTAACCGCAAAATTGCTGACGCCGATGTGTTTCACCAGTCCGTCGTCGATCAGCCTGTTCAGTGCCCGGATGGTGTCGGACAGCGGCATTTCCGGCGCGACCTGGTGGATCAGGTAAAGATCCAGATAGTCGGTTTCAAGCCGCCGCAGCGATGCTTCCGCTGCTTTTAAAACGGCATCGTAAGCCAGATGGGTTTTCCACACTTTCGAGGTGAGGAAAAGTTCTTCGCGCCGAAATCCCTGAATGGCCCGTCCGACGAGTTTTTCGGCGAAACCGGCCGCATACATTTCCGCCGTGTCGATGTGCCGGTAGCCCGATTCCAGCCCGGCGCGCAACGACGCCTCCGCCGCTTCCCCGCCGTCATGGCAATCGCGGCTTTCCCCGCCGCCCAGCATCCAGGTGCCCAGGCCGAGCACCGGCATCGAAAAACCGTTCTTCAGCGTTTTCCAGGGAATTGTCATCTTCAATTCCTTTCCGTTGTTTCGTCGATCATTCCGGCCGGTGGCCCGGAAGCCTGATTCAGGATGATTTCATGCGTATGGCTGCTGCGGCTGGTTTTCAACAACTCCTCCCGGGCGGCCAGGCGGTGCAGTCGCTTCAATTCATGCCGCATAATGAAGAAAGCGATGACGAAAGCCAGCGTGTCGCTGACCGGGCCGGACAGAATGACGCCGTTGTAGGCGAAGAATTGCGGCAGCAGGAATGTCAGCGGCAACTGCAGCAGGAGCTGCCGGAGCATGGCGATCAACAGGGCGACCGGCGCCCGGCCGATGCTCTGGAAATATTGTGACACCAGGATCGTTCCGCAGCCGAGCGGCATCAGCAGCAGAAACCGGCGCATCGAGTAAACGCCGATTTTCAGCAGTTCCGGGTCCTGATTCTGGTCGGTGAACAGCCGGATCACCAGTTCGGCGAATATCTGGACGAAAATATAGGGGCCGATGGCGAAGATTGCCGAAAGCCCGATGGATTTATAGAAGGTTTCCAACACCCGCTTGTATTTTCCCGCTCCGGTGTTGTAGCCGATGATCGGCTGCATACCCATGCAGATGCCGAACAGCGGGGTGAAGAGGAACTGATTGACGGTCAGGATGATGCCGAATGCCGCCATCGCCAGTTCTCCGCCGTAGGTGACCAGCATCCGGTTCTGGACCGCCCAGATGACGCTGCCGGCGACATTGATGGCGAACGGCGAACAGCCGTTGTACAAAACCAGGTAAAGCCGTTTCCAGCCGAAAAATTGAATGTATTTCCATTTTAGGCTGACGACGCTGCGGCCGCTCCAGAAGAAATACATGACCCAGAGTGCAGAAACGCCCTGCGAGATGACCGTCGCCGTCGCCGCGCCGGACATTCCCCAGTTGAAATGCCAGACGAAGAAATAGTCCAGCACCACGTTCAGGCCGGCGCCGATCAACTGCGTCATCATCGCCAGTCCGGAAAAGCCTTCCGCCCGGATCAGGTTGTTTTGAAACCCCAGCATGATGAACAGCGTGCCCAGCAGTGAAATCGACAGGTAGCTTCTGCCGTAGCTGAGGACCGCGTCGGTGGCGCCGAAAAAGTAGAGCAGATCGTCCAGAAAAAGCAGGCCGCCGACGGTGATCAGCAGTGAGGCGCTCAAAAAAAGCGCCATGCTCAAGCCGAATAATTTCTGCGCTTCTCCGTATTTGCGCGCTCCGAGGGCGATCGAGTAGAGCACGGAGCTGCCGCGCCCGATCAAAATGGCGATGGCGAAAATGATCATCGAAATCGGCATCGTCGCATTCATCGCCGCCAGACCCAGCGAGCCGACTGCCTGGCCGACGAAAATGCGGTTGAAAATCAAATATAAATTGCTGATCAGCAGGCCGGCCAGCGACGGCAGCGCCAGATTCAGCAGCAGCGGGGTGATCGGCTCCCGCCCCAGCCGTTCGGTTTTATTGGGCATGGTCTTTCATCGTTTGAAATTTATTAATGAATTTCGAATTATAATATAGCATTGATAATTCGGATTACTTTAATGTTGGTTCACATTTCGATAAAAATTTATCGAAACAGGCGGCCGGGAATCGATGAATTTGTCGGAAGTGTGTTTGTATGTCCCTGGTAACATGGCTATATTTAAGCTCAAACTTTTCATTTGTCCAAATTCGGAGGGAAGAATGACCGATTGCATGTTGTTACCGCGCCCGACGGAGTTTCAGGCATTGGCGGAGAACTGGGAACCCGCCGGCGGGTCGAAAATTATCGCGCCGGCGGAACTGGAGCCGGAAGCCGCGCTGCTGGCGGAATATTTGTCCGCCGCCACCGGCCGGGAATGGCGGATCGATTCCGGAAAGGCGGCGGCCGGCGATGTGATTCTGGAAGCCGCCGACCTCGTAGCCGCGGCAAATTGGCCGTCGGAACATTATCGGCTGCGGGTGGCTGCCGACGGCATCCGTTTGACCGGCGATACGCCGCAGGCGGTCGCCCGCGGCGTGCAGGTTTTGCGTCAGATGTTGATGGACAGTTCCGAAGGCCGACTGCCGGGCTGCGCCATCGATGACAAACCGCTCTGTCGCTGGCGGGGCATGCATTTCGATGTTTCCCGTCATTTTTTCACGGTCTCGGAAGTATGCCGGCTGCTTGATTTGATGGCGCTGCATCGCCTGAACGTGCTGCACTGGCATTTGACCGACGACCAGGGCTGGCGGCTGGAGATCAAACGGTATCCCCGCCTGACTGAAGTCGGCTCCAGGCGGGCTTATACGCTGCGCGGCAGTTTTTATGCCCGTCCGCGCCGGTACGACGATACGCCGCATGGCGGTTTCTACACGCAGGAGGAGATTCGCACTGTCCTTGAATACGCTGCCCGCCGCCGCATCCTCGTCGTCCCGGCGATCGATATGCCGGGCCATATGCAGGCGGCGGTCGCCGCTTATCCGGAATTGGGCAACTACCCGGAGCGGCGGCATGAAGTGCGCTGCATCTGGGGCATCAGCAGCCATATTCTGTTCCCGGGCGAGGAGACCATTGCTTTCATCGAAAATGTGCTGCAGGAAGTGATGGAGCTTTTCCCGTCGCCTTATATCCACCTGGGCGCCGACGAAGCGGCCAAAGCGGAATGGGAGGAGTGCCGCCGGGTTCAGGAGCGGATGGCCGAATTGGGTCTGCGCAGCGAGAGTGAGCTGCAGAGCTATTTCATTCGGCGGATCAAGAATTTCGTCTGCCGGCACGGCCGGCGGATCATCGGCTGGG harbors:
- a CDS encoding beta-N-acetylhexosaminidase, whose translation is MTDCMLLPRPTEFQALAENWEPAGGSKIIAPAELEPEAALLAEYLSAATGREWRIDSGKAAAGDVILEAADLVAAANWPSEHYRLRVAADGIRLTGDTPQAVARGVQVLRQMLMDSSEGRLPGCAIDDKPLCRWRGMHFDVSRHFFTVSEVCRLLDLMALHRLNVLHWHLTDDQGWRLEIKRYPRLTEVGSRRAYTLRGSFYARPRRYDDTPHGGFYTQEEIRTVLEYAARRRILVVPAIDMPGHMQAAVAAYPELGNYPERRHEVRCIWGISSHILFPGEETIAFIENVLQEVMELFPSPYIHLGADEAAKAEWEECRRVQERMAELGLRSESELQSYFIRRIKNFVCRHGRRIIGWDEVLEGGISPEEVIVSWRNPECGEEAMARGFETIVCNAYYAYLDYCQGNPETEPLNIGGDLPLEKAYQLEVFPAGATPEMTEKILGGQGQLWTEYIADQDQLDYMAFPRGCALAERLWTPAVHCRWEEFQTRLRHHLGRLDRLGVKYRPLD